ccacccgttgtagtgctttcctgtccgcagcagtgcagctgctgtaccataccgtgaagcaggtggtcaggataccctctatggtacagcggtaaaagttggtcaggatctggggggacaggtgggctttcttgagcctcctaaggaagtaaaggcgctgctgtgcctttttgatcagcttggaggtgttgagggaccaggacaagtcctccgagatatgcactccgaggaatttatagctggagacgcgctccacctcagtcccgttgatatggatggcggtatgactgcctcctctggtctgcctgaagtcgacaataatctccttcgtctttttggagttgaggatgaggttattgtcggcacaccaggtggtcaggtgctggatctcatccctgtaggctgactcatcgttgtcgctgatcagtcctactaccatggtatcgtcagcaaacttaataatggcgttggatgactttgggatgcagtcgtggggtgaagagggagtagaggagagggctgagcacacagccttgtagcacgccggtgttcagtgttatagtgaggaggtgaggttattgaccctaacagactgtggtctgttagtgaggaagtccaatgtccagttgcagagggaggtggagatgccaagtccactgagtttggtgatcaagctggctgggatgacggtgttaaaggcagagctgaaatcaatgaacagcagcctgatgtaggagttgttgtagtccaggtgggtcagggcagagtgtagggccgccgatatggcgtcctctgtagacctgttggtccggtaggcaaactgatgggggtccagtgtgggggggaggcaggctttgaggtgagccaagaacAAAGCCACAATCTTTCCATATTTTAACAAGATCCAATGACGTGATTTATTTTCCTTCCAGGCTCTAGGTGTGGAATATATGAATCGAATCATAAACACCGATGATCCGAAAGCAAGCCATTTGAAATTTGCTGCGTATTACAACCTGGGCATTGCTTCCCTTGAGGGATTTGGAATGCAGCAGTCTGATTCAGAAGCAGAAAGGTGAGCAAGGTGtcggaacaaactgcagatgctactttaaactgaagatagacacaagaagctggaataactcagcaggtcaggcagcatctttggagagtgggaatgggtgacgtttcgggtcgagacccatcttcagactacaaTGTGCTGCTTTTGTAACAACTGGTAGATTCAGCCTGCTCCGATGCACGTTTTAACATTTGTTTTGCTTTGTACAGACTGTGGATCCTTGCTGCAGATGATGGGAACCCTAAAGCAAGTGTGAAAGCCCAAACTACTCTGGGCATGTTCTACTGCAGGGCAGAGACTAAAAACCTGCAAAaggtaaaaaagaaaaaagatgcTGCAATCTCTGTATCAAATATGCACTGTATCTTGTATTAACAattgcacaatagacaataggtgcaggagtaggccattcgaccctttgagccagcaccaccattcactgtgatcatggctgatcatccacaatcagtaccctgttctggccttctccccatatcccctgactccgctatctttaagagccttatctagctctctcttgaaagtatccagagaaccagcctccaccaccctctgaggcagagaattccacagactcacaactctctgtgtgaaaaagtgtttcctcgtctccgttctaaatggcttacccctggttcttaaactgtgaccccaggttctggacttccccaagtaCCTTTAAGTACTGAGTTTAAAGATGCTTGAAACGATGATTGCACATTTATAAAggcatagtgatacagtgtggaaacaggccctttgggttgtcaagctggaaacggtgcagagaagatttacaaggatgttaccaggaatcgaggacctgagctgtagggagaggtcaagcaggctaggactgtattccttggggtgcaggagTTTGAGGactgatcatatagaggtgtacaaaatcatgagaagaatagatcaggtagacgcactgagtctcttgcccagagttgaggaatcgagaaccagagggcataggtttaaggtgaagggggtaagatttaataggaatctgaggcgtagctttttcacacaaagggtggtaaatgtatggaacgatctgccagaggaggtagttgaggcagagactatcccaacgttcaagaagcagtgagacaggtacatggataggacaggtttagagggatatgggtcaaacacaggcaggtgggactagtgtagatgggacatgtgggttggtgtgggcaagttgggctgaagggcctgtttccatgctgtatttactctATTTACTtctgggaacttgaagctcttgaccatctccccttcggcaccattgatgctgactggggtGTGTATACCACCTCGATTCCCAAGGTCAACAACAAGGTCGTTGTCATTGTTCCAGTTCCCACCCACTACAatcgtgccatctgcaaactggtAAATGGAGTTGGAACACGATGTGGTGGCAGGCAGTCGTTAATGTTTAGGGACTGCAGTAagggtgtaagaaagaactgcagatgctggtttaaattgaaggtagaaacaaaatgctggagtaactcagtgggtgaggcagcatctctggagagaaggaatgggggttgtttcaggtcgagactttttcagactgatgtcagggcagtggctgggacaaagatagaatgtaatcggagacagtaagacttgcGGGAGAactgggcagggggaggggatggagagggatagcaagggctatctgaagttagagaagtcaatgttcatgccgctggggtgtaaattacccaagcaaaatatgaggtgctgctcctccaatttgcactgggccccactctgacaatggaggaggcccaggacagaaaggtcagattgggaatgggagggagagttgaagggttgagccaccgggagatcaggtaggttaagacggactgaacggaggtgttcagcgaaacgatcgccgaacctgcgcttggtctcgccgatgtagagaagttgacacctgaaacagtggatacagtagataaggttggaggaggtgcaagtgaacctctgcctcacctggaaagacagtttGGGTCCTTggttggagtcgagggaggaggcaaacggacaggtgttgcatctcctccggttgcaggggaaagactGTAGGAAGTGGCTGAGAGTGCATCCTTATGCTAATTCTTTCTCTATTTAACATCTATAAATGGATTTTGACAGGCCTATTAACATTTCCATGGTTATTTCAATTCTAGTAATAAGCGTGATGACAGCTTGGTGAGATAGGAGGTATAAAGCAGATGAAATGTACTGCAGAAAATTGTAAAGTGATTCATTTTGTAATTAACCCGATAAGTAGCAATATAAAATAAATAGCGCAATTTTAAAGAGAATTTGGGAACAGAATGATGTGGCAGGTTCTGATTTACCTAAATTTGTTAGCAGTGTATAAACTTGAATGGCTTGCAGTCTTATAtgtgtctgctccaccattcgcaGCTGAGTGGTTCCTGAATACAGgtaagaacatagagcagtacagcgcaagaacaggccccagtgtccgtgccgaacatgatgccaggaccacTTTTTATATACGTGCatctcatccatatccctccattccctgcatatccatatgcctatccaaaagtctcttaaatgccgctatcgtatctgcctccaccaccatccacaACAGCGCATTCCAGAAACtcgccatcctctgtgtaaaacaaaaacttgctctccacatctttaaactttgcccctctcaacttaaaactacgttctctaatatttgatttttccatcctgaggaAAAAGGCTCTAACtgtccactcataattttatatgcttctgccAGGTCTCCCCGCATCCTCCAGCGTTCCAGATAAAACTATCCAAggttgtccaaactctccctgtaactaataccacttaatccaggcatcatcctggtaaacctcctccgcaccctctccaaaagcGCCACAATCTTCCTGGAATGTGTCGACCAGAGCTGtagacaatattccaaatgtggcccagcCAAAGTCCTAGAAAgcttgcatcatgacttcctgactcttgaacCCAATGCCCCAACATATGGAAGCAAGCATACCCTATTCCTTCAGGATCCCATTCTGTTTCAGCCTTGCATtgtagagtgtaggaaggaactttgtGTTTCCCTCCATCCCATCTTGTTTGCCCCTTTGCACCAGATATAAACTTGTgtcggaagtaactgcagatgctagttcagaatgaagatagacacaacaagctggagtaactcggcgggtcaggcagcatctctggagaaaaggaataaggtgACGATTCAGTtcggaaccccttcttcagacgcattgTGGAGTTTTTGCTCTTTTTTTGGAAAGACTATTAAACGTGTAATTCTGAACCTGCTTCCTTTATCTAGGCATTCTTTTGGCATTCTGAAGCGTGTGGCAATGGAAGTCTAGAGTCTCAGGGTGCATTGGGATTACTGTACCTTAATGGACAGGGCATTCGCAAGGACATCCAATCAGCTTGTGAGTGCCTGAAGGATGCATCGAGCAGAGGCAATGTTTATGCTCAGGGTCACTTAGCTGCTTATCTGTATAGTCGAAAGCTGTACAACAGTGCTGCTGAGCTCGCATACAGGTAATGAGGAATTGCCAACATGTTTTAtcaacaatagacaatcgacaataggtgcaggagcaggccattcggcccttcgagccagcaccgccattcattgtgatcatggctgatcatccccaattagtaccccgtactacctttaagagacctatctagctctctttaaaagtatccagagaactggcctccaccgaggcgaagaattccacagactcacaactctctgtgtgaaaatgtgtttcctcatctctgttctaaatggcttaccccttattcttaaacaatagcccctggttctggactcccccaacatcgggaacttgtttcctgcctctagtgtgtccttaATAATCTCATTTGTTTCAATCCTACAGAAATGTATTTTTGCCTGTTGGGCTGTATTGTCCCTCAGATTGAATTTAATACCATTTAATTTAATGTAAACTAGAAGCAAATGTATAGATTGAAGCCACTCAGATTATTGATCTGCAATTATGGACAAATCACATTTCCTTTGTATACCGTACTCATTATTATTTTTATGATTATTGCCTTCTCCACATTGTTTATTAAATGGACAAGAGGTcagggccactccctcttctcacctctcccatcaggcaaaaggtacagaagtgtgaaaacgcacacctccagattcagggacagtttcctcccagctgttatcaggcaactgaataattCCATTGAAAAcaagagagcagccctgagctactatctgcctcactggagaccctcagactaccttcAATCATACTTTACTGgcctctatcttgcactaaacgttattccctttatcatgtatctgtacactgtaaatggctcgattgtaatcatgtatagtctttccactgactggctagcacgcaccaaaaactcttcactgtacttcggtacacgtgacaatgaactaaactgaactaaaaaaagTTATGGGTCATACCAGATGTTAAATCTCTGCTGATGCCCTTTAAAGCTGAAGAGAGTggtgtttttctttctgttttgttttaaatgggCTGCTTAATGCAATCCTGGATAAGAGTTATTtattttagcacagacattgtggactgaagggtctgctcctgtgctgcactgttctactatgttctgcacccctgtgATTTATTCTCTCTCAGGTGTCGAACAACTCACTttcattgatttttttcccccactttTATGCTTGAAGTATAATTTACAACAGCCTACTAATGTTTAGTTTTGAAACACatcgtaaaaacaggcccttgggcccagcgatcacccatacactagttctattctatatCCTACGAACCTGGatcttgggaggaaacccacacagtcacaggtagaacgtgcaaactccatacagacagcactcgtggtcaagatcgaacccgggtctctggccctgtaagacaccaactctaccgctgcgccatcgtgctgggATGTTTTTAGCATGCGGGAGAAAATGGGAGCTTCAAGCGGAAGACTTGTGGGGAAAATATACTCATTCCATAGCGGAGGGATTGAACCATTACTCCTGGATCTGCCAGACAGCAGTGCAAGTTGCTGCTTTCATACTGCCCTGGTGTTCCTTGTCTGACTTGTTAGTGGATCATCTCCACTATGATCCTGCGTGCTCCTTATGCCGAGcaaatctccctgttcctgccactGGGAGATTATGCTGCCTGTGCTGGCTGCGTGATTTTCACGTTTAAAAAGGCTACCAGTAGAGTTTCTAAGAcagaaacagagtgctggagcaactcagcgggtcaggcagcatctctggagaacatggataggtgacatgtcacagagtgctggaataactcagcgggtcaggcagcatctctggagaacatggataggtgacatgtcacagagtgctggagtaactcaacgggtcaggcagcatctgtagagagacgGAAGAgtagacgttttgggttgagacccttcctcagacgcagTCAACGGAGTGGGAAGCTCTTTTCTAGGATAGTtggttatcaagtcaagtcaagtcgactcaagtttatttgtcacatacacatacgagatgtgcagtgaaatgaaagtggcaatgctcacggacttttgtgcaaaagacaaacaatcaaacagccaaccaaactataaacacaatcataacacacatattcttttacataataaataatggaaggaaaaacgttcagtagagttagtcactggtgagataggcgtttacagtctgaaaaATCAGCAGAAAAATCAATGACTTTGTTGATTCATTTTAGAACCATATCAAACTGGAAATATGGAAAATGATGAgagacctggatagagtagacagtcagaacctttttcccagaatggaaatttCGAATACTAAAGGGCTCAGCTTTAATGTGAAAGGGACAAATATTTTACGCTGAGGGAAttgtgtgcctggaacacactgccaggtgtggtggttgaggcaaatacaatagtggcgtttaagagacttttcgataggcacctggatatgcagggatatggggtagttgaaggcagaggagatgagtttaacttggcatcatgtaaaGCATGGGCATTGTAGGTTGAAGAGCCCGGTcctgtgattagtttagtttaaagatacagcatggaaacatgtgatcaatggtcaatgtggGCCGGGGAGACTCTCCGGCCTACACTGATCATTGATCACATGTGAGGCATTagttctttctcatccactccctacatactaggaacaatttgcagaggccaattaacgtataaacccaaacgtctttgggatgtgggaggaaaacccatgTGCATATTCAAACTCTGCAGggacagcactcgatgtcaggattgaacccgtcactggcgctgtgaggcagcagttctaccagctgcaccaccgtgtactGCCCTTTGCTGTATGTTCATCCTCCCATCACTGCAAAGAaacttacagagtttgtacgttccccctgcgaCCTACGTAgggtttctccaggatctccggcttcctcccaaagatgtccaggtttgtaggctaattggcttggcataaatgtaaattgtccctagtgtgtgtagggtagtgttagtgtgcggggattgcctggcggtgtggactcagtggaccgaagggcctctttccacgctaaaCTTAACTGAACTTTTACTCaaggatagacacgaaaagctggagtaactcagcgggacaggcagcatctctggagagataaaataggtcgagacccttcttcaggctgaaagattcgggaaagggaaacaagaggtatagacggtgatgtggagagataaagaacaatgatgaaggatatgcaaaaaagtaacaatgataaaggaaacaggctgtttgttgggtggaaatgagaagctagtgcaacttgggtgggggagggatggagtgagagggaatgctggagttatttgaagtgagtgaaatcaatattcataccattgtaagctgcccaagcgaaatatgagatgctgttcctccaatttgtgtttagcctcactctgacaatggaggagaccgaggacagaaaggtcagtgtgggaatgggaaagggaattaaagtgtttagcaaccgagagatccggtaggttcaggcagactaAGCGAAAGTGATCTGCAAAACGATCGCCCTGTTCACGTTTGGTGAACCTCTACTCACCCAGTGGTATGCGAGTGTTAAGACGGCTGGTGCATCGTTTGTTGTCTGTTGTATAATGTTTTCTTGAAACATCATTTGTCTTAATCTTTCACCAGGGTTGCCCAGTATGACAATATCCCATTCATAGCAAAGGAAACTGATTGCCTGCCATCTTACATAGCAAAGGGTATTGCCCTGG
This portion of the Leucoraja erinacea ecotype New England chromosome 3, Leri_hhj_1, whole genome shotgun sequence genome encodes:
- the lrp2bp gene encoding LRP2-binding protein, with translation METESKNHPHLQSINQSKLRCEPLPQKKRRKCITLQERGIKNNAGRSLASSFKHVTEVRKADVFLRKKIRDGDLQANFLLGQLYFEEGCYETALEEFNNIKDCDFQALYQLGVMYYDGLGTKADPALGVEYMNRIINTDDPKASHLKFAAYYNLGIASLEGFGMQQSDSEAERLWILAADDGNPKASVKAQTTLGMFYCRAETKNLQKAFFWHSEACGNGSLESQGALGLLYLNGQGIRKDIQSACECLKDASSRGNVYAQGHLAAYLYSRKLYNSAAELAYRVAQYDNIPFIAKETDCLPSYIAKGIALGAFYYGRCLQLGLGTKPNQMEARKYFCKAINMDRDIATDLHFQVIMERI